Proteins encoded by one window of Porphyromonas vaginalis:
- a CDS encoding S41 family peptidase gives MNLTRLHSGLVGLLLLPLLLACTPEPKEQRYTRDYQTNFTALWTILDEGYCFFDDKLPAAGDTTWSDLKEIYTPLVQQCQSEDEFFDLMVELMRHLKDGHVNLFAPFDVGGWNIYEGSRHCLDSRIRNLYLRPHARRAGSIYYTPITYNGHAADSIGYMVIPSFSSAISLAHLHAVFTRLAHCRGLIIDMRSNGGGLLSNADRLASVLIPSDTVVGYMSTKTGPGHQDFGPLKEIKLARAPISWQRPTVILVDRGTYSAANSLVAYVKGTTHHVLFMGDRTGGGGGLPRSSELPNGWWLRYSSSRMYNAQQQSIEGGIEPHIIQEQTDEATAQQQDALIERAITILLAATK, from the coding sequence ATGAATCTAACGAGACTACATAGCGGGCTGGTCGGCCTGCTACTCTTACCCCTACTGCTAGCCTGCACACCAGAGCCAAAGGAGCAGAGATACACCCGAGACTATCAGACGAACTTTACCGCACTCTGGACAATCCTAGACGAGGGGTACTGCTTCTTTGACGACAAGCTCCCCGCCGCTGGCGACACGACCTGGAGCGACCTCAAGGAGATCTACACGCCGCTGGTACAGCAGTGCCAGTCGGAGGATGAGTTCTTCGACCTGATGGTAGAGCTGATGCGTCACCTCAAGGATGGGCATGTAAACCTCTTCGCACCTTTTGATGTAGGGGGGTGGAACATTTATGAGGGTTCTAGACATTGCCTCGATAGTCGCATACGCAACCTTTACCTGCGACCTCACGCACGTCGTGCTGGCTCTATCTACTATACGCCTATCACCTACAATGGACACGCTGCTGACTCGATCGGCTATATGGTGATCCCCTCTTTCTCATCGGCCATCTCCTTGGCTCATCTACACGCTGTCTTTACCAGGCTGGCGCACTGTCGTGGCTTGATCATCGATATGCGTAGCAATGGTGGCGGACTGCTGAGCAATGCGGATCGTCTGGCTAGCGTCTTGATTCCCTCCGACACGGTCGTAGGCTATATGAGTACGAAGACTGGCCCTGGGCACCAAGACTTCGGTCCGCTCAAAGAGATCAAGCTCGCTCGTGCGCCCATCAGTTGGCAGCGCCCTACGGTGATCCTCGTGGATCGTGGCACTTACAGCGCAGCTAACTCGCTGGTCGCTTATGTCAAGGGGACAACCCACCACGTCCTCTTCATGGGGGATCGTACGGGTGGCGGTGGTGGCTTACCTCGCAGCAGCGAACTGCCCAACGGCTGGTGGCTACGCTACTCCTCCTCGCGTATGTACAACGCTCAGCAGCAAAGCATCGAGGGAGGCATCGAGCCGCACATCATCCAGGAGCAGACAGACGAAGCAACGGCGCAGCAACAAGATGCGCTCATCGAGCGTGCTATCACGATACTCCTCGCAGCAACGAAGTAG
- a CDS encoding sporulation protein, with amino-acid sequence MYRIGDILEQALLLHDCVVLPTIGAFIVEQTPPLYDKDLNVITPAGQRISFNASLVDRDGILDSCYARTLGLSVRRARLVVDSDVTVIRHQLYQSGSLTIGSNLGTLTLQESGELLFTPVQERQGLRSIHSYGLYPQSCLLPAVAPVDHVATAPASETKSDRKYWTIRINRTAANWAAAGAICFLCLLPISSDSNPDRYSAGFVPYGWLDEASVVTPEQKQAKPSIALAPKAETQEEIVSTTPEHAASSSLVITHDEALQQGSHAVVVGVFKGPKRAEQFIEEAAADQTQAEGISLQIIQESSRCLVIAGISSSEERAGELRRSVSALSDSFAGAWIYAL; translated from the coding sequence ATGTATCGCATCGGAGATATCTTAGAGCAAGCTCTACTACTGCACGACTGCGTCGTACTCCCTACGATAGGAGCCTTCATCGTGGAGCAAACGCCTCCACTCTATGACAAGGATCTCAATGTCATCACGCCTGCAGGGCAGCGCATCTCATTCAACGCCTCTCTAGTAGATCGTGACGGCATCCTAGACAGTTGCTACGCACGCACCCTAGGACTATCTGTACGCAGAGCGCGCCTAGTGGTAGACTCCGACGTGACCGTGATCAGGCACCAGCTATATCAGTCTGGCTCCCTGACCATCGGCTCCAACCTCGGCACCCTCACACTGCAGGAGAGCGGCGAGCTACTCTTTACTCCCGTACAGGAGCGACAAGGGCTGAGATCGATACACTCTTACGGGCTCTATCCTCAGAGTTGCTTGCTCCCAGCCGTCGCACCAGTCGATCATGTCGCTACGGCGCCTGCCAGTGAGACGAAGAGTGATCGGAAGTATTGGACGATACGTATCAATCGGACTGCGGCCAATTGGGCTGCAGCGGGTGCTATCTGCTTCCTCTGCCTACTACCCATCAGCTCTGACAGTAATCCTGATCGTTACAGTGCGGGCTTCGTCCCCTACGGCTGGCTCGACGAGGCAAGCGTGGTGACGCCAGAGCAAAAGCAAGCCAAGCCCAGCATAGCTCTAGCTCCAAAAGCTGAAACACAGGAAGAGATCGTCTCTACGACTCCTGAGCATGCCGCATCCTCGTCTCTAGTTATCACGCACGACGAAGCTTTACAGCAAGGAAGCCACGCTGTCGTCGTTGGAGTTTTCAAGGGGCCCAAGCGTGCAGAGCAATTTATCGAAGAGGCAGCGGCAGACCAGACTCAGGCCGAAGGAATCTCCCTACAGATCATCCAGGAGTCCTCTCGCTGTCTCGTCATCGCAGGCATCAGTTCCTCTGAGGAGCGTGCAGGCGAGCTACGTCGCTCCGTCTCCGCGCTATCCGACAGCTTCGCTGGAGCGTGGATCTACGCACTTTAG
- a CDS encoding leucine-rich repeat domain-containing protein produces the protein MQQKRLRFSTLLLCLLLPLIGQLQAQTIDLGDFANPSSHFDQDIGQTAPFDFDYLSSVTQQIYTAAELQGLAGKEITKLAFQIYLSDGESYNTEYTNDLQIYLTNVSDDHFEPVAGKYHWLPINAEQDLYMRKTITLDLMDLTVNGNRETSKAGVDYHTLELELDKPFVYTGQSILLSVRSKASKSAVEGSVRSFIEFCSYPKNVKEMPVRTINKVTDEAISEGFVGVLGETAACGQKDRAVMRITFRDASTPQPSYDPIHPVVQLTEAGSLAKLMQGMDLLKCQSITVSGPMNAEDCKTIRDNMGNLTEINIADATFAEDQLPESAFCTMPLVRKVTLPLTLKVVGESALAQMYKLEEVVLGSQVTKICDSAFAKNSSLTKLSPMPALTSIGKLAFKDCTALTTFPWPETLTTLDTESFSGSGLTEVRLPNVAIIPSTCFASCKALAKVYLGAKTTEVMYGAFAQCTALTDITVEAVQPPKAHIKAFNGLKPANISTINLFVPNDAQEAYKAANVWKGFHIAPIPGTEPQVKKYLLTYRVIGEHGTLTATTATGVAIPSHTEVEEHTPVTFTADPDRDYVVKSFKINGKETPMTAGEQNIKTHVFNIEEVSEVTVEFVHRPYTVTYSVRDNVGGTITATYKGQALESGATTAAGESEAIIFTAHPAEHYHVKKWVVNGQEGPKPAENNQWQVISGKDYVVEVIFERDKVYYMVDVSQEGNGGPIYLEVGGVRSALNSKVPENMDIRVYVEPDEGYRLDHWMVNRERINPVDGSLEYTTKATKDLRIVAYYAKEEEGNAIDAPTTANANVTIALEGQTITLTSNTDNALGTIALYDYDGRLIEQRTVADKLCTLTAPQSGMYLLSIGTTTAKVCVK, from the coding sequence ATGCAACAGAAACGACTACGTTTTAGCACATTACTCTTATGCCTCCTGCTCCCGCTCATCGGGCAGCTGCAGGCGCAGACCATAGACTTGGGAGACTTTGCCAATCCCTCGTCACACTTCGACCAGGACATCGGGCAGACGGCGCCCTTTGACTTTGATTACCTCAGCAGCGTCACCCAGCAGATCTATACCGCTGCGGAGCTACAAGGACTAGCGGGCAAGGAGATCACCAAGCTCGCCTTCCAGATCTATCTGTCTGATGGCGAGTCCTACAACACGGAGTACACCAACGACCTCCAGATCTACCTCACCAACGTATCCGACGACCACTTTGAGCCAGTAGCTGGCAAGTATCACTGGCTACCTATCAATGCCGAGCAGGATCTCTACATGAGGAAGACGATCACGCTTGACCTGATGGACTTAACGGTCAATGGTAATCGCGAGACCTCAAAGGCTGGTGTGGACTATCACACGCTAGAGCTAGAGCTAGACAAGCCTTTTGTTTACACAGGGCAGTCTATCCTCCTCTCCGTACGCTCTAAGGCCAGTAAGTCTGCTGTCGAGGGTTCAGTCAGATCCTTTATCGAGTTCTGCAGCTATCCTAAGAATGTCAAAGAGATGCCCGTCCGCACGATCAATAAAGTGACAGACGAAGCTATCAGCGAAGGCTTCGTTGGTGTACTCGGTGAGACCGCTGCTTGTGGACAGAAGGATCGTGCCGTGATGCGTATCACCTTCCGCGATGCCAGCACGCCTCAGCCTAGTTACGACCCGATACACCCTGTCGTACAGCTCACCGAGGCTGGTTCACTGGCTAAGTTGATGCAGGGGATGGATCTCCTCAAGTGCCAGTCCATCACGGTGTCTGGTCCGATGAATGCAGAGGACTGCAAGACAATCCGAGACAACATGGGCAATCTGACAGAGATCAACATCGCAGATGCGACCTTTGCCGAGGATCAGCTCCCCGAGTCGGCCTTTTGCACTATGCCACTCGTTCGCAAGGTGACACTACCCCTCACCCTCAAGGTGGTTGGCGAGAGTGCTCTAGCTCAGATGTATAAGCTGGAGGAGGTTGTCCTAGGCAGTCAGGTGACTAAGATATGCGATAGTGCCTTTGCGAAGAATAGCAGTCTCACCAAGCTCAGTCCGATGCCTGCGCTCACCTCTATTGGCAAACTTGCTTTTAAGGATTGTACCGCACTCACCACATTCCCCTGGCCTGAGACACTGACGACGCTAGACACGGAGAGCTTCTCTGGCTCTGGGCTTACCGAGGTGCGCCTGCCCAATGTTGCTATCATACCTAGCACCTGCTTCGCCAGCTGTAAGGCTCTTGCTAAAGTGTATCTCGGAGCCAAGACGACAGAGGTTATGTATGGCGCATTTGCTCAGTGTACGGCACTGACAGATATTACTGTCGAGGCGGTGCAGCCGCCTAAGGCTCACATCAAAGCCTTCAATGGACTCAAGCCTGCGAACATCAGCACCATCAATCTCTTCGTACCTAATGATGCGCAAGAGGCCTACAAGGCGGCTAATGTTTGGAAGGGATTCCACATCGCTCCCATCCCAGGCACAGAGCCACAGGTCAAGAAGTATCTCCTCACCTATCGTGTCATCGGAGAGCATGGTACCCTAACGGCCACAACGGCTACAGGCGTAGCAATACCTTCGCATACAGAGGTCGAGGAGCATACGCCCGTCACCTTTACCGCAGACCCTGACCGTGACTACGTCGTCAAGAGCTTTAAGATCAATGGTAAAGAGACTCCTATGACCGCTGGTGAGCAAAACATCAAGACGCATGTGTTCAACATCGAAGAAGTCTCTGAGGTAACCGTCGAGTTCGTCCATCGTCCCTATACGGTCACTTACTCTGTACGAGACAATGTGGGAGGTACGATCACAGCCACCTACAAGGGGCAGGCTCTCGAATCAGGAGCTACGACAGCTGCTGGGGAGTCTGAGGCAATCATCTTCACCGCACATCCCGCAGAGCACTACCACGTCAAGAAGTGGGTCGTCAACGGTCAGGAGGGACCCAAGCCTGCTGAAAATAATCAGTGGCAAGTGATCTCTGGCAAGGACTACGTCGTCGAGGTTATCTTCGAGCGCGACAAGGTATACTATATGGTCGATGTATCACAGGAGGGCAATGGTGGTCCCATCTACCTAGAGGTAGGTGGCGTACGTAGTGCACTCAATAGCAAAGTGCCTGAGAATATGGACATCCGCGTCTATGTCGAGCCCGACGAGGGCTACCGTCTAGACCACTGGATGGTCAATAGGGAGCGCATCAACCCTGTCGACGGCTCACTAGAGTACACCACCAAGGCAACTAAGGATCTACGCATCGTAGCCTACTACGCCAAGGAGGAAGAGGGCAACGCCATCGACGCTCCTACGACAGCCAATGCCAACGTAACCATCGCCCTAGAGGGTCAGACGATTACCCTAACCAGCAATACGGATAATGCTCTCGGCACCATCGCTCTCTACGACTACGATGGTCGTCTCATCGAGCAGCGCACCGTAGCCGACAAGCTCTGCACGCTCACCGCACCACAGTCTGGCATGTACCTGCTCTCTATCGGCACAACCACTGCAAAGGTCTGTGTCAAGTAA
- a CDS encoding DNA gyrase/topoisomerase IV subunit A, whose protein sequence is MDQDNRDIEQEQEMEQTSPTDIDAASTSADPSDEGYVAPEEEEGDGHLHSLGGMYRHWFLDYASYVILERAVPHIEDGLKPVQRRVLYTMHLMENGTLHKVAKIVGATMAYHPHGDASINDALVQLGQKGYLIDTQGNWGNILTGDEAAAGRYIEAKLSNFALEILFGDKITPWMKSYDGKSREPVYLPARFPLLLAQGAEGIAVGLSCKILPHNPKELIEAACAYLRGEPFTLYPDFPTGGIIDVDRYSDGKRGGQVKSRARIERIEDRVLSVRDLPFGKTTSTLIDSILKANDKGLIKIKRIDDMTAETADIRIYLPVGVSADKTIDGLYAFTDCEVSISPNACVIEDDKPRFLGVSDLLRHSVEHTRGLLQEDLRLQLHDRQEEYMGASLERLFIEHRIYKLRPFEEAPDQQTALDVIRKALEPIVGDSLLRPITDDDLARLLEIKMARILKFNLEKNEQLILRLTEEMAQIQHHLDHITDYTIHYYHSLLEEYGAGWERRTQIGHFGTIEATKVVEENLKLYIDRKMGFAGTGIKGGEYVCDCSEIDDMIVFFRDGTYTITKIEEKKFLGKERVLHINKYVRGDKRTIYNAIYLDGKTKTSFIKRFHVSASVRDREYDLTMGTPGSKVLYFSANPNGEAESVTIKLLRGGTSRRILFFDKDFADIAIKGRTAKGNIVTRAPIERISLKEQGGSTLGGRKVWFDPDVNRINYNDQGDYLGEFESSDRILVILPSEQVYTTDFGESNHFAESPKVIEKYDPDKVWSVIYTTPEGVTYIKRVSMPDRKKPQPIIEPEEQLLALTDEAEAQFTLITKPQGRKKAATIEIAVTEYEPLKKISARGKRITALPIDSFEKVESVTDETEEAEELTDE, encoded by the coding sequence CTCCCTCGGCGGGATGTACCGTCACTGGTTCCTCGACTACGCATCGTACGTAATCCTAGAGCGTGCGGTGCCTCACATCGAGGACGGACTCAAGCCGGTGCAGCGACGGGTGCTCTACACGATGCACCTGATGGAAAACGGCACCCTCCACAAGGTGGCTAAGATCGTGGGTGCTACGATGGCTTACCACCCACACGGTGACGCCTCGATCAACGATGCTTTGGTACAGCTCGGTCAGAAGGGCTATCTCATCGACACGCAGGGTAACTGGGGTAACATACTCACGGGCGACGAGGCGGCTGCTGGGCGATACATCGAGGCTAAGCTCTCTAACTTTGCCCTCGAGATACTCTTTGGCGACAAAATTACCCCCTGGATGAAGAGCTACGACGGCAAGTCACGCGAGCCAGTTTACCTGCCCGCCCGCTTCCCCCTACTGCTAGCGCAAGGTGCCGAGGGCATCGCCGTGGGTCTCTCCTGCAAGATCCTACCGCACAATCCCAAGGAACTGATCGAGGCTGCCTGCGCTTACCTGCGTGGAGAGCCTTTTACCCTCTACCCTGACTTCCCCACGGGCGGTATCATCGACGTGGATCGCTACAGCGATGGTAAGCGTGGCGGACAGGTCAAGAGCCGTGCACGCATCGAGCGTATCGAGGATCGTGTGCTGAGTGTGCGTGATCTACCCTTTGGCAAAACAACCTCGACGCTCATTGACTCGATCCTCAAGGCCAACGACAAGGGGCTGATCAAGATCAAGCGCATAGACGATATGACCGCCGAGACGGCCGACATACGCATCTACCTACCCGTAGGGGTCTCGGCCGATAAGACGATCGACGGGCTCTACGCCTTCACCGATTGTGAGGTCTCTATCTCGCCGAATGCTTGTGTCATCGAGGACGACAAACCACGCTTCCTCGGTGTGAGCGACCTGCTACGTCACTCGGTGGAGCATACACGTGGTCTGCTGCAGGAGGATCTGCGTCTACAGCTACACGACCGTCAGGAGGAGTATATGGGTGCTTCGCTAGAGCGGCTCTTCATCGAGCATCGTATCTATAAGTTACGTCCCTTTGAGGAGGCTCCTGATCAGCAGACCGCTCTGGACGTCATTCGCAAGGCTCTAGAGCCTATTGTGGGAGACTCTTTACTAAGGCCCATCACGGACGATGACTTAGCACGCCTCCTAGAGATCAAGATGGCGCGGATCCTCAAGTTTAACCTAGAGAAAAACGAGCAACTCATCCTACGTCTCACTGAGGAGATGGCGCAGATACAGCACCACCTAGACCATATCACCGACTACACGATACACTACTACCACTCTCTGCTAGAGGAGTATGGTGCTGGCTGGGAGCGACGCACACAGATCGGGCACTTCGGAACGATTGAGGCTACGAAGGTGGTTGAGGAGAACCTCAAGCTCTACATAGATCGCAAGATGGGCTTCGCCGGGACTGGCATCAAGGGCGGAGAGTATGTGTGTGACTGTAGCGAGATAGATGATATGATCGTCTTCTTCCGTGACGGCACCTATACGATTACGAAGATTGAGGAGAAGAAGTTCCTCGGCAAGGAGCGTGTCCTACATATTAATAAGTATGTGCGCGGCGACAAGCGCACGATCTACAATGCGATCTATCTGGATGGCAAGACGAAGACCTCGTTTATCAAGCGCTTTCACGTATCAGCCAGTGTGCGTGACCGTGAGTACGACTTGACGATGGGTACGCCAGGCAGCAAGGTGCTCTACTTCTCAGCCAATCCCAATGGAGAGGCGGAGAGCGTGACGATCAAACTGCTCCGCGGAGGCACCTCGCGACGCATCCTCTTCTTTGACAAAGACTTTGCAGACATTGCGATCAAGGGACGCACCGCCAAGGGCAACATCGTGACGCGCGCTCCGATCGAGCGCATATCCCTGAAGGAGCAGGGCGGCTCGACCCTCGGAGGTCGCAAGGTGTGGTTTGACCCAGATGTGAACCGCATCAACTACAACGACCAGGGAGACTACCTAGGCGAGTTTGAGTCTAGCGACCGCATCCTCGTCATTCTGCCTTCGGAGCAGGTCTACACGACCGACTTTGGCGAGAGCAACCACTTTGCCGAGTCGCCCAAGGTCATCGAGAAGTATGACCCCGACAAGGTCTGGAGCGTCATCTACACCACACCGGAGGGGGTTACCTACATCAAGCGTGTCTCTATGCCAGATAGGAAGAAGCCACAACCGATCATAGAGCCCGAGGAGCAGCTCCTGGCACTGACCGATGAGGCTGAGGCGCAGTTTACCCTGATCACGAAGCCGCAAGGACGCAAGAAGGCGGCAACGATCGAGATCGCTGTGACTGAGTACGAGCCGCTCAAGAAGATCTCCGCACGCGGCAAGCGAATCACGGCACTACCTATCGACAGCTTCGAAAAGGTTGAGTCCGTAACTGACGAGACGGAGGAGGCGGAAGAGCTAACCGACGAATAA
- the rho gene encoding transcription termination factor Rho, whose amino-acid sequence MQKYTIVDLNGMTEDQLKEIASQLEITKMASEKKEVIYQILDAQAEAVATQTVEQQQSNKRKERQSNSRNNKANKEEKKDAKDESNKPEQKNKSNSRQNKRTAKTDKADATNQPSEIDRQEAIAIVEEAAATQSEEKGTKRNNNQRNNKERNNRNNKRQEPANQSDKSDKEEKRTQAKQDAEEEQQEETPMVFTHPDADSLLGEVLGESHNDHRGHKEAEADSDEPAQKGKQQHNKSKEVEEEETSYDFSNILTASGLLEVSQEGYGFLRSSDYNYFPSPDDIYVPIDIIKKWHLKTGDVVEGSIRPPKGSEKYFLLQNILLVNGRHPKDNLDRVSFDMLTPLFPEDKFKLESQGIAAVYDKTAMRIVDLVTPIGKGQRGLIVAQPKTGKTMLLKDIANAISANHPEVYMIILLIDERPEEVTDMARNVNAEVVASTFDEPADHHVKLAELVLAKAKSMVESGHDVLIMLDSITRLARAYNTVQPTSGKILSGGIEANALQKPKRFFGAARNIEHGGSLTILATALTETGSKMDDVIFEEFKGAGNMELQLDRRLSNKRIFPAIDILASSTRRDDLLLDSTTLQRMWILRNHLSDMNTVEAMEFLKQRIELTETNLEFLASMND is encoded by the coding sequence ATGCAGAAGTACACCATCGTAGATCTCAATGGTATGACGGAGGATCAACTCAAAGAGATTGCCTCCCAACTAGAGATTACCAAGATGGCCTCCGAAAAGAAAGAGGTCATATACCAAATTCTAGACGCTCAGGCAGAGGCTGTAGCTACCCAGACGGTCGAGCAGCAGCAGAGCAACAAGCGCAAAGAGCGACAGAGCAACTCCCGCAATAACAAAGCCAATAAAGAGGAGAAAAAGGACGCCAAAGACGAGAGCAACAAGCCTGAGCAAAAGAACAAATCAAACTCTCGACAGAACAAGCGCACCGCTAAGACGGACAAGGCAGACGCAACCAACCAGCCCTCTGAGATAGATCGCCAAGAGGCTATCGCTATCGTCGAGGAGGCTGCCGCTACACAGTCTGAGGAGAAGGGCACTAAGCGCAACAATAACCAGCGCAATAATAAGGAGCGCAACAACCGCAATAACAAGCGTCAGGAGCCTGCCAATCAGTCTGACAAATCTGACAAGGAGGAGAAGCGTACTCAAGCTAAGCAAGACGCAGAGGAGGAGCAGCAGGAGGAGACGCCTATGGTCTTTACCCATCCCGACGCAGACTCACTACTGGGCGAGGTGCTGGGCGAGTCCCACAATGATCACAGGGGTCACAAAGAGGCTGAGGCAGACTCTGACGAGCCAGCACAAAAGGGTAAGCAGCAACACAACAAGAGCAAAGAGGTCGAGGAGGAAGAGACTTCATACGACTTCTCCAATATCCTGACCGCTAGCGGACTGCTAGAGGTGTCGCAAGAGGGATACGGCTTCCTCCGTAGCTCAGACTACAACTACTTCCCCTCACCTGACGACATCTACGTCCCTATAGACATCATCAAGAAGTGGCACCTCAAGACGGGTGATGTCGTCGAGGGTAGCATACGTCCACCGAAGGGTAGCGAAAAGTACTTCCTACTACAGAACATCCTACTCGTCAATGGTCGCCACCCCAAGGACAATCTGGATCGGGTCTCCTTTGACATGCTGACGCCTCTCTTCCCAGAGGACAAGTTTAAGCTAGAGTCGCAGGGCATTGCTGCTGTCTACGACAAGACCGCCATGCGCATCGTGGATCTGGTCACCCCCATCGGCAAGGGACAGCGTGGACTCATCGTCGCTCAGCCTAAGACCGGTAAGACGATGCTACTCAAGGACATTGCCAATGCGATCTCTGCCAATCATCCTGAGGTCTACATGATCATCCTCCTGATCGACGAGCGCCCTGAGGAGGTGACCGATATGGCGCGCAATGTCAATGCTGAGGTGGTTGCCTCGACCTTTGATGAGCCTGCCGACCACCACGTGAAGCTCGCTGAGCTGGTACTCGCCAAGGCTAAGAGTATGGTCGAGAGTGGTCACGATGTGCTCATCATGCTAGACTCGATCACACGCCTCGCACGTGCTTACAATACGGTACAGCCTACCTCGGGCAAGATCCTCTCAGGAGGTATCGAGGCGAATGCGCTGCAAAAGCCGAAGCGATTCTTCGGAGCTGCGCGCAACATCGAGCACGGCGGTAGTCTCACCATCTTAGCGACGGCTCTGACCGAGACGGGCTCTAAGATGGATGACGTCATCTTTGAGGAGTTCAAGGGTGCTGGCAATATGGAGCTACAGCTTGATCGTCGCCTGTCCAACAAGCGTATCTTCCCCGCTATCGACATCCTCGCTAGTAGCACCCGTCGTGATGACCTCCTACTAGACTCGACGACGCTACAGCGCATGTGGATCCTACGCAACCACCTATCGGACATGAATACGGTAGAGGCGATGGAGTTCCTCAAGCAGCGCATCGAGCTGACGGAGACCAACTTGGAGTTCCTCGCCTCAATGAACGACTAG
- a CDS encoding DUF3316 domain-containing protein: MRQRLRQILLALCVGLSLMGTGRSLSAQEADTTATTTTTTTTTTTATTPYRLLYLSHEFRFGWNKLYNEYLSPLYYHGQSLGYRLSSEAPLTQSHPEWLVMQSTQLAYAQLLNPARTSATRHLAFDTKWSFVHQWRLPFGMVVGVGPGVLVEGATSYNGRNQNNPADQQLNGDLTAQALVAYRLRIGWFVADLRLQMTSALVGLGFAPYYNESYLQAYYYDKIINHFALHTFGRRHYYQIGASLDIPVWRIMTLRMTYDYTDSARRIHSIYRGFSGHYLGVGLATYFRPFRGYQEVHNANHTTAISL; the protein is encoded by the coding sequence ATGAGACAAAGATTACGACAGATACTGCTAGCCCTTTGCGTGGGGCTATCCCTGATGGGTACGGGCCGCTCGCTCTCTGCGCAAGAGGCGGATACGACGGCCACTACTACCACGACTACTACAACTACCACGACTGCCACTACGCCCTACCGGTTGCTTTACCTATCGCACGAATTTCGCTTCGGGTGGAACAAGTTATATAATGAGTACCTCTCACCGCTCTACTACCATGGTCAGTCGCTGGGCTACCGACTCTCGTCAGAGGCGCCGCTCACGCAGTCGCACCCCGAGTGGCTTGTCATGCAGAGCACGCAGCTAGCCTATGCGCAGCTCCTCAACCCGGCACGCACGAGTGCCACCCGGCACCTTGCTTTCGACACGAAGTGGAGCTTCGTGCATCAGTGGCGTCTGCCCTTTGGGATGGTCGTGGGCGTAGGTCCTGGCGTCCTAGTCGAGGGAGCTACCTCTTACAACGGGCGCAACCAAAACAACCCAGCCGATCAGCAGCTCAATGGCGACCTGACGGCACAAGCCTTGGTAGCCTACCGACTACGCATCGGGTGGTTCGTCGCTGACCTGCGCCTGCAGATGACTTCGGCACTGGTGGGTCTAGGCTTCGCACCTTATTATAATGAGTCTTACCTGCAGGCTTACTACTACGACAAGATCATCAATCACTTTGCCCTGCACACTTTCGGCCGGCGCCACTACTACCAGATAGGCGCGTCTCTCGACATCCCTGTATGGCGCATCATGACCCTGCGCATGACCTACGACTACACCGACTCAGCCAGACGTATCCACTCCATCTATCGAGGCTTCTCGGGGCACTATCTAGGAGTGGGTCTAGCCACTTACTTCCGCCCCTTCAGAGGCTACCAAGAGGTACATAATGCCAACCACACGACTGCTATCAGCTTATGA